The proteins below come from a single Panicum hallii strain FIL2 chromosome 7, PHallii_v3.1, whole genome shotgun sequence genomic window:
- the LOC112901434 gene encoding sugar transport protein MST1-like — MAGGGHDGGAGDYGGGVTFSVVVTCLMAASCGLIFGYDSGVSGGVTQMDSFLSKFFPEVVEGRKNAKVDAYCKYDNQWLTAFTSSLWIAGTLSSLVASRVTRRVGRQAIMLIDSALFLAGSVINAAAVNIAMLIIGRMLLGFGLGFTLQAAPVYLSETAPAKWRGAFTSAYNAFVVIGILSATVTNYFTNRIPDWRWRVSLDLAAVPGAAIVLGAFFVSDTPISLAMRGQPDGARATLQRIRGADADVDAEFKDIVRAVDAARQNDEGAFRRLFSKEYRHYLAIGVAIPVFYEFTGMIVISIFSPVLFRTVGFSSQRAILGSVINSARNLASTLLSSAVMDRTGRRFLFIVGGLGMMLCEVTISWIMAEHLGKHGGVTMPRSYATGVLVLICTCTFSFGLSWAPLRWVVPSEIYPVEVRSAGQALSISITLCISFVELQVLIALLCAMKHAVFLFYAAWLLAMTAFVVAFLPETKGVPLEAMRSVWARHTVTSIGQPDTVGCELAAVLLNLSTTGNQMVVDDWSPNSCHVTSVRLSSISRMAGL; from the exons ATGGCCGGAGGAGGGCACGACGGCGGTGCGGGGGactacggcggcggcgtgacgtTCTCCGTGGTGGTGACCTGCCTAATGGCCGCCTCCTGCGGCCTCATCTTCGGTTACGACTCCGGCGTCTCAG GTGGCGTGACTCAAATGGACTCGTTCCTGAGCAAGTTCTTCCCGGAAGTGGTCGAGGGGAGGAAGAACGCCAAGGTCGACGCCTACTGCAAGTACGACAACCAGTGGCTGACCGCGTTCACGTCGTCGCTATGGATCGCCGGCACGCTGTCCTCCCTGGTGGCGAGCCGCGTGACCAGGAGGGTGGGCCGCCAGGCCATCATGCTCATCGACAGCGCGCTATTCCTCGCCGGCTCCGTCATCAACGCCGCCGCGGTGAACATCGCCATGCTCATCATCGGTCGGATGCTGCTCGGATTCGGCCTCGGCTTCACCTTGCAG GCTGCTCCAGTGTATTTATCCGAGACAGCGCCGGCAAAGTGGCGCGGCGCCTTCACGTCGGCCTACAACGCCTTCGTCGTCATCGGCATACTGTCCGCGACTGTCACCAACTACTTCACCAACCGCATCCCCGACTGGAGATGGCGCGTCTCCCTCGACCTGGCAGCCGTGCCGGGCGCCGCCATCGTCCTGGGAGCCTTCTTCGTCTCCGACACTCCCATCAGCCTCGCCATGCGAGGCCAGCCCGACGGGGCTCGAGCCACGCTGCAGCGCATCCGCGGAGCCGACGCGGACGTCGACGCAGAGTTCAAGGACATCGTCCGCGCCGTGGACGCGGCGCGGCAGAACGACGAGGGCGCCTTCCGGAGGCTGTTCAGCAAGGAGTACCGGCACTACCTGGCGATCGGGGTGGCCATACCCGTCTTCTACGAGTTCACCGGCATGATCGTCATCTCCATTTTCTCGCCGGTGCTGTTCCGGACGGTCGGGTTCAGCAGCCAGCGGGCCATCCTTGGCTCCGTGATAAACAGCGCGAGGAACTTGGCCTCGACATTGCTGTCCTCCGCCGTCATGGACCGCACTGGACGCAGGTTTCTGTTCATCGTCGGCGGCTTAGGCATGATGCTTTGCGAG GTGACCATTTCATGGATCATGGCGGAACACCTTGGGAAGCACGGTGGGGTGACCATGCCGCGGAGCTACGCGACCGGCGTGCTGGTCCTGATCTGCACGTGCACCTTCAGCTTCGGCCTGTCGTGGGCGCCGCTCCGGTGGGTGGTGCCGAGCGAGATCTACCCGGTGGAGGTCAGGTCGGCGGGGCAGGCCCTGAGCATCTCCATCACGCTCTGCATCTCCTTCGTGGAGCTGCAGGTGCTCATCGCCCTGCTCTGCGCCATGAAGCACGCCGTGTTCCTGTTCTACGCCGCCTGGCTCCTGGCCATGACGGCCTTCGTGGTGGCGTTCCTGCCGGAGACGAAGGGCGTGCCGCTGGAGGCCATGCGGTCGGTGTGGGCACGGCACACGGTCACGTCGATCGGTCAGCCGGACACTGTTGGTTGTGAGCTAGCTGCAGTGCTGCTTAACCTTTCCACCACGGGAAATCAAATGGTGGTGGACGACTGGTCGCCGAATAGTTGCCACGTCACGTCAGTACGTCTCAGCTCCATCTCTCGGATGGCCGGATTGTAA
- the LOC112900722 gene encoding uncharacterized protein LOC112900722, giving the protein MVGRGMKKSVAALHKRFSGGSSEPTSGAAEGPSYRRRRGSGRRAMTQAPPEEEHALPEQEVPPGGGGAAGGGGAGAPGGEDEQADQVVHQEGPGDDEQADEEGTEASASSTVYQRGPASLPQRPIPEAKRPIITPQGDKNWIVVERPVGAHRRHVNGILGLLAAHGGQQCNKFMAYALSHKGKATSSVSYNAEDGPEAYSNPSIYTRLNEYTSMAREVHGPEYDPTQEDLDAEIVMKVGGGKKHGRYWICDGAIDSSSTPTLSQIKARQTSSSAGIRPRPDSSTSQVQALQAQLQEERRERMELEARMRAEMEAEREADRQRMASMFAYIQSLGAATGLPPPPPFVTPPRPPTDPFSTSNQSAASNDPYISPNQTNLNN; this is encoded by the exons ATGGTGGGCCGCGGGATGAAGAAGAGTGTAGCGGCCCTTCACAAGAGGTTTTCGGGGGGGAGCAGTGAGCCGACGTCCGGGGCGGCTGAGGGACCGTCttacaggaggaggagggggagtggCAGGAGGGCGATGACACAggcgccgccggaggaggagcatGCGCTCCCGGAGCAGGAGGTGCctcccggaggaggaggtgccgccggaggaggaggagcaggcgctccCGGAGGGGAGGACGAGCAGGCGGACCAGGTGGTCCACCAGGAGGGGCCAGGGGACGACGAGCAGGCGGACGAGGAGGGCACGGAGGCCTCTGCTTCGTCAACCGTCTACCAGCGAGGTCCGGCGAGTCTCCCCCAGCgaccgattcctgaagcaaaaCGCCCGATCATAACTCCCCAAGGGGATAA GAACTGGATAGTTGTGGAGAGGCCCGTTGGTGCTCACAGACGCCATGTGAATGGCATCTTGGGTCTTCTG gcggcacatgGAGGGCAGCAGTGCAACAAATTCATGGCGTATGCTCTATCCCACAAGGGTAAAGCGACATCCAGCGTCAGCTACaacgcggaggacgggcccgaggcgTACAGCAACCCGAGCATCTATACTCGCCTCAAtgagtacacatcgatggcGAGGGAGGTGCACGGGCCAGAGTACGATCCAACCCAGGAGGATCTTGACGCTGAAATTGTCATGAAGGTCggaggaggaaagaagcatgGACGGTACTGGATTTGCGACGGCGCGATCGACTCCTCTTCTACTCCGACTCTATCTCAGATAAAAGCACGGCAAACGAGCTCGAGCGCAGGCATCCGACCTCGTCCGGACAGTTCGACGAGCCAAGTCCAGGCACTCCAG GCTCAGCTgcaagaagagaggagagaacgTATGGAGTTGGAGGCAAGGATGAGGGCGGAGATGGAGGCCGAGCGGGAGGCTGACCGACAGAGGATGGCGAGCATGTTCGCGTACATTCAGAGTCTTGGCGCCGCGACGGGTCTACCTCCGCCACCTCCCTTCGTCACCCCACCTAGACCACCCACCGATCCGTTTTCTACTTCA AATCAGTCGGCGGCCTCCAATGATCCGTATATTTCTCCAAATCAGACCAACCTGAACAACTAG